Sequence from the Panicum virgatum strain AP13 chromosome 5N, P.virgatum_v5, whole genome shotgun sequence genome:
GCGGCGGCCCACAGCCTGCACCGTCCACGCTCCACTTGCCGTGGCCTCTCTTGCCGCGGCTCGTGCTGCACGCCGCGGGGCCACTCTGCAGCCTGCTACAAGCTGCCGTGCGGCAGCGAAGACACCGTGATCTAACCAAATAGTATTCACTAGACTAGCTCCTTGACACAAACATACCAGCACCAAACGGCTCATGACTTGAAATAAGAGATGGCGATCGAGTAGGAATATTGGGTGAAATTATTATGGATAAGCATGTAGCATAAGATACTAAGCACGCGAATGGTTCGCGCTGGCAAAGCCACGGCACCAAGGCGTCCATGATTCCCCCTACTACTATGGCTACACCAGCTCAATAACAAGGCACTGGATTCTTCTGCTTCAGCCGGTGTTCTGCATGCCGGCGGCGATGCCCTTCATGGTGAGAATGAGGGTGTCCTCCAGCCCCGGGGCGTCCTCGCTCGTGGTGTTGAGCTTCACCAGCTCCGCGGCTGGCTTCCCGGAGTCCATGATATCCTTTGACAGGTGAGGCCGCGGCTTCACCTCGAAGCTGGGGTCCCTGATGCGCTTCAGCGTGTAGGCCTGGCAAACGTTCAGTGCGGTGATGTAGGAATCACGGATGTGCAGCCTCTGCTTCAGGTAAGGGTCACCCTCCAGAAGATCCTTGTGCCCGGCGACCTGAAATCCAGCAGATCACGTTGCAGTGGGTGAGGCAAGATGCAGTGAAAATCCTATGACCAGATCCAGTGATTGTTATGGTTTCGTTTTAACTCGTTTACGGTCAATCTTATTCAGTTTCTATTTCCTACTAAGCAAGTTTAAGGAATTCACAAAGGTGCAAGACAATCACCTGTAGAAGAAGCCGCTTTGTCTCTTCATAGTTGGCTCTAAGGCGCTCACCAAATGACCACAAATCCTCAGAAACTAGAAGCTTGTCATAGAGAGCAGCTATACCAGGATCACCTTTGGCAAACACCATCTCAACCAAATCTATTGTGACCCTGAAAAAGGGCCACTGGTTGTACATCTCTTGAAGGGTTTGAAGATTCCGTATGTCCTTATCCAAGACATGCTTGAATGCTgcaccgaaaccaagccacacTGGTAGGTGGAAACGAGTCTGCGTCCAAGCAAAGATCCAAGGAATTGCACGCAGAGATTCAATGCCTCCACTTGGCTTTCTTTTTGATGGTCTACTTCCAATGTTCATCCTTCCATATTCCATCTCTGGTGTTGCCTATTCGAAAGAAAAACACAATGCCAGGACTAGTTATGCACACAACTAGAATCATTACGAAAATTaagaaatttggagttttacaATGAGTAATGAAATAACAGTAGATGTTCTGCTTGGAACAGTATTGTATTTTAATTAATCTTCAGGACTAGGTTGTAAAATATCCAATACACAGAAAAAAAGTGAAATGCCAGACTCGATAAAAGCTGCAATGAAGTGAAGGTATGTGAAAGAGAAAACACAAGCAAAGAAAATTGAAGACTTACAAGGCGGAAATATTCAACAAAGCGTGGTTCTTCAAATACAATCGATCGATATTCCTTTGTGGCAACAATAGCCATCTCATCCATTAAAGCACGCCATTCTGGTTTTGGTGAAATTGGAGGATGCATGCCATGTTCAAGACTAGCAGCTGTAAAACGTTGCAGGGTTCTAAAGCACAGATGTTCCTCTCCAAAGGATTGCTCGATGACTTCACCTTGAACAGTTACCCGAAGTGATCCATGAATAGTTTCTGGAGGTTGAGACAGTATAGCAAGATGGGTAGGGCCCCCACCTCTTCCCACAGTCCCACCTCGTCCGTGAAACATAGTCAACTTAACCCCATACAGCTTAGCAACCTTGATAAGTTCCTCTTGAGCTTTGTACAGTTGCCAAGCAGCAGAGAAACGACCAGCATCCTTCCCAGAATCTGAATACCCGATCATAACTTCCTGCTTGCCACTGATCCTGTTTCTGTACCACTCAACAGAGAACAGCCGGGCTAGTGCTGCTGGTGCCGCCTCAAGATCTGCAAGTTTTTCGAACAATGGCACAACTCTCAGTGGCTTTTTCACATGACATTCACGCTGCAAGAGCTCAACAGCAAGAACATCTGAGGGAGCTGTAGCCATAGATATTACATATGCACCAAAGCTGTCCGAAGGAAGTTCAGCTAACACATGGAAAGTCTCTAGAACATCAGCAATCTCATCTGATTTGGGAAGGTCAGGACCAAATAATGGCCTCTTTCCATTAAGTTCTGAGAGCAGCCATTCTTGGCGTTTCTCCTCTGGCCATTCACGATATGATCCGATTCCGAGGTATTCAGTTATAGCATCCATAACATCCGTATGTCGGTCAGATTCTTGCCTGATATCAAGTCTAACAAGAGATAGTCCAAATGTGGACACTTGCCGTAAAAAGTCAAGAAGGTTTCCATCTGCAACAGAGCAATCACCGCAGGCACAGAGAGATCTGTAACAGAGCTCAAGAGGCTCCAAAAACTGCAAAAGAAAGCTTCAATCCGTAAGACATAATATGTTCCAAAATAATTGTCCATTATCTTGGGAAAGTTTCAACCTGTTACCATACATCATAGAATCTGATCTTAATACATACTAAAAGTGTAcatagagtttttttttaatcctAGTCATGCAAATCAAATGAACACCACTATTTCACTTTAGATACCTGTTCAACATCAGTGAAGGTTGCCTCCTCAGGAATTTCAGAAAACCCACTTGCTAATAAATGTCGTGCTCTCTCACGTGTGTTGTAGAGTTTATCTCTGACTTCACTGAGAATCACACGATAAGGTTCGCTGGGGGGAACTTGTTTCCAGAATTCTGCATCCAAGAAAAGCAATGTCAGCATGTATTAACTTGACCCAGCTATGTATAAACTGCAGAAATATGAAGGAATATAACGCAAAAAGAAGCACACACAAAATGACAAAAGGTTAAGACGTATGTAGTAAATTCATGTCAATTTCCTATGATGCCAAGCTAAATATTACAGGCTGCATGAATATGGCAACAATCTCTCAGAAAATACTTGCACagtgatatgattctaaatttcTAATCAAGACAAAACATTGTAAAAGTCAGAAATAGACATCCACATATATCACAAACTAGAAAGAGAAAAACATGATTTAGATTTCAGATATCAAGACCATGACTCCAACGTTGAAAAGAAAGCACATgtaccgatgtgaatcctgatGATATCTAGCTGTTTCTTAAGATAGCTTCTGGATCATACCTGATACCCTAGTTTAAATGAATGTTTGAAATCCTTAAAATGCTTCTGATTCTTAAAGCTTAAACTTTTCGTAATAAAGATTTTCCCTGTCTTCTTCTCTCAGTTTTTGGAAATGCCCCATTTTTTCTAATTACTAATAAGACTAGGATTTTACTGTTTAAAGTCCCCCCTATATTGACTTTGGTTAGAACTTAGGCTACATTCCTGATCTGCATGTCTCATAGATCAGTCTTCACTCTTCAGCAACTCATATTCATGTGGTTAATAATGTTCGATTCATAACCCAATAGCATAAACTATCAAACTGGACCTGCACTTATTAAGTTATTATGGTTCTTAAATGTCATCTTCTGTTCCTAATTGATGAGGATCCATAATACTCACAAGCAATAAGACAAAAAAGTACAGCAGTTTCAATCCCATGTCAAAGCATAGGTCAGCGACTAGTTTTAAATACTTGGCAGCACATTACAGACAATGCGTAAGGTATTACATAAGatagttaaacaaaaaaattattataatgtCATCTGCACCTATATAGTGTTTTGTTGTATCTTTCTTGGAGGAATGATGTAGTTGGTCGACCTTGACACGTAACTCATCGCTGCAGCGCCACATAGATAACTGCATGTATAATAAAATTTCTCGTGAGACTAATATAACTACAGTATTCTAATATAAAAATATGTCCTATTTTTACCTCAAACATAAGGTCCTCTATTTGGGCATTGTACAAATTAGCAGCCATCATTCTAGCCAACAGGCACACATCCCTTGTAACCTCTGGTGTGACTCTTGGATTCCCTGTGGTGGATATCAGATTAGAATTgtacttcaatccattttgcaaaCTTTTATTTGCATGATTCAACACATTATCAAAAAGTATCCAATAGAccagagggagagggagagggagagggagggagggagggagagagagcatGCAATAGATGTCATGTACCATCACGATCACCCCCCATCCAAGAAGAAAACTGAATAAGAGGAGCATTATAGGGCACCCGCTCATTTATGCCAATGTTCTTAAGGGCAGTGTCAACCCTACGTAAGAACTTGGGTACACCCTTCCATATAGTCTCATGAAAATAACTCATCCCAGCACGCATTTCATCCTGAGGAGTAGGAGGTGCCCGCCTGATTTCATCAGTTCTAAAGGCAGCTTGAATCTGTAGATAAGAAATAATATGTGATATTTGAACcatttaaataaattttgagTAAAGATGACAAAGTTTTCATGATTAGCTAGTACAAAGATAGAACACTAATAACACATAAAAGTGTCAAAGATAGAACACTAATAACACATAAAAGTGTCAAAGATAAGGAAATTACCTCTCTTTGAAGTGCTTCATCAAGTTCCTGTTTCTCATCTGGAGTGATGTCCTTTGCGTAAAGTTGGCTTAAACAGTCTCTTATCCTGCAGATTGAAAGGTAAAACATTTATAGCTTTGAAAAGGCAACATATGATTCAACATGACCCAAGAATATCAAATATTTTTTCGATTTCTGTTGTTTCTAAAAGGATGGTCTACCATAGAACCATGCAAGGAAAtacttatatttacaaaaatgaAAAGGAGGATTGAAAAACAAGGGAAAAACATCATGTTTTCTAGAAAGACCTATGTGTATATAATTCAACATGAGCAACTGTGTTCATCTGGTTTATTGAACACAAATAACAAACATAATCCACAGTTTTTCATACAAGAATTTTAATTCCATCAAATAAATCTTATCCTATCATCTCTAATAATTCACCAAGCTTTAAAACTAACCTGCCATGCTTTTGGAGTAGTGACCTCCTGACTGACTGAGTCGGATGTGCAGTCAGGACAAGGTCGACAGTTTGATTCTTCAGAGCATCGAATACCTCCATAGGGGACTTCTTAAGCTGATGCACAAGCCTCTTTAATGTCTCCTCAATGTCTGATTCAGTTGTTGCCGAGTTTTCATCGACAAAGTCACCCTTCTTCAGTTTTATCCTCCTGCGGTATGCAATCTGGACTTCCTCAGCCAAGTTTGCCAGGATAAGCATGTGTGAGAATGATTTGGTTATGACAATGGAGTCTCCAGGATCCAAGCTGGTCAACACATTCCCAATCTCATCCAGCATTTTGGGGTCAAGCTTACTTTCATACTCAGCAGCTAACTCATAACATTCTTGCACCTATTTACACAAAAGGAGACCTTTACCTTTACAGCATTGCAAGATATAAATTACCACTGAAAAGTAGAGTGGGTTGAAGAACAAACTTGCATCATTGTAAAGATATTTGGGCAAACAGATATCCATAAGTAGCCAAAGAGAAGCAACATACTGTGTGTGGTACAACATAATCATGTAAAATTGTGTATTGATACTCCGATGCATAAAAAAATGTAGCTTTCAATTCTATTATGGTACTTAGGTACTGAAATGGAAATAAGTTTGACCCGCAAACTACCTTGTACCAGCAAACAGTTCAAAGGGCATATATAACTCTAAAAGATCATCAGAAGGCCATAATTATAGTGCAAGTGATCCGCACATCATGGCAGCCCACTAGTTTTGAACATCATGGTAATGTACCATAAAAAAACACAAAGTACATCTTGTACAAGAGTGATCATCAAGTGGAGAAAAAATGGTGCCGCCCCAGTACTACTATGTTTTGTTAAACACAGCACTAACTTCCACCTCTAGAGTGAGTAACAAATTCATATGTGAAGAACGTCACCATTGAAACCCTCAAGGCCCAAATGCCCTATCTGATTCCTCTGCTTTCGCGACCATGCAAGCGCAATTGTATAAACAGATTTCCGAGCATGATCATGCTATCTACCTCCTAAATCGACAACCAGCACCAAAAAGGACGGGAACAAATAGTATCACGGGAAAGAATCAAGCGGAGCATTAATGTACAAATAGTATCACGGGAAAGAATCAAGCGGAGCATTAATGTACCGTCTCCCTGATGTCCTCGCCGTGCAGGTCCTGGAGGATGTCGAGGAACCGGTCGAGGAGCAGGGCGTCGTACTCGACCAGCTTATCGTCGTCGGAGAGCTTCTGCGGGGCTAGCAGCCGCAGCTGCGCGTCGATGGACGTCGCCTTGTCCACCGCATTGCGCGCCATCTCCGTCTCCCCAAGACCCCTCCTTTCCCCGCTCGCACCCCTGCAACAGAAAGCACACAGATCAAAACCCAAGAATTGACATAGGAATAGAAAAGCCCCAGAAATCCATCGAATCCCACCGGGTTTTGACAACCTCTCGCTGCGAGAGGACGATCCGCCGAGACCTAACCTCGCGGATTCCAAGAAAGCACAGGGCTTTCTCgaatgcaaaaataaatgtcGATTAAACCCCACAAAAATCACCCATTGTACGAACTAGGGACTGTACCACTCCAAGAACAAGATCTAGGAAATAGACTAGTACAATCCTAACGGATCGAACTATCGAAGGGGGAGGAGAGGAAAGCACCTCTCCTGGAACAGGCTTCTCTTTCTGGTGAGGCCAAGACGGGGGGCGGGGTGGGGGGAGATCAACACGACAAAAAACGTTCCTTGATGCTATAGCGGGTTTCCTGCGACGGACAGACATCCACTGCCTCTCTCTGGTGCGATTAGGTATTTATGGGACGGGGCAGGACCGTCGCTTGTGCAGGGAGACTTGGCTGGACTATGGTGGTGAGTGGTGACGGCCCAAGTGGAGCGTTATTCCCTCGCCTCCTGGATGGTTTCATGTTGGAGGCCCGCCGGGAGTTTTGTTTTCTGAAGAAGAATTTTGTTAATTTATTCATACCTCCTAAAGCGCAATGTGTTTTCTAGAGAGATTTATTTGATTCCTTCTGGGATCAGAGGAAGGCTGAAGGTACGGTGGCGATGTGGAAGCAGATCTGGTGGTCAGGAGGTAAAGGAAATAGCATGTTGATACAAATAGTATCACGGGTAAGAATCAACGACAAATCTATTTATCGCACGCGTGGGTAGAAGGTGCCGCATCGCAGAAGGGGATGCTCGTCCCTGCAGGTAAGCCCGCAAGCCCTGTTTATCTTCCTCCTTGAGCTCGCGATGGTTAGAAgaaaggggagagggagggggtggagCAGCCGTTGGCGAGGGGTGGTAGGTGGACGTAGCGGCGGGTGGTGGTCAAGATGGTGGAGCCTTTagggcaggggcggagctagacGCTGCAGCCACCGATGTCAGCTTTATTAGAGGTTGGTGTCAGCGCAGTGAATGAACAGTGTTTTCTCACTGATTTTTGAGGAAGTCATCGTTGTCAGCTGACAACAACACTAACAcatagctccgcccctgctttAGGGTTTTGGGTTGCCAAGGCTTTTATGGCCGGCGGCCCTATAGAGGAGGGGGCCGGGGTGGGGGtgggcggcgggggggggggggggggggcaaggagaaggcggcggccgtAGACAGATGGCACGGCGCCGAGCTTGGTtagcgatggtggtggtggaggcagAGGCGCCGAGGCCGTGGGAGGTAAGGGCGCTAGCTGATGCGATTGCAGGTAGTGATGAATAAACGCCCCCATAATCAATCAGAGACTTTCTCAGGGATTCGTTTCTCGGAGAAACGTTTCTGTGGAGATACAGGTGCAAATTGTAGTAAAAAAAGACTTTTATAGACTCGTTGGATACTGgaaacattttttgtttttatctctgaATCCTTAATATGAATTCTCATGTTTGCCGTTCGCTAGAGACtagagattatcttgtttatgaAGAGAAATGCTTTTTGAAAGTTCCTACCAAACACAGCCTTAGGTTGAAGGACAGGGCAAGGGCCAAGGGAGCAAGTCGTCGTTAGAAGCGCAAGAGAAGTGAGGGATGATGCATTGCTACGGAACTTAGGTCGGTCTACTAAAACGAATCGGATGGTTAGCCTAGCTAATATTAGGTACTATCTCGCTCATTTATGCACATTTTCAGACATCATTAGAAATGACAATCTTATATTGGTAGAAATCTATGTAAAATGCTTAATTATTTCCATCAGTTTAAACTTATGAATTAAACTGGttgttttttttatgaaacaatTAAACTGGTTGGTGCATACGAATCAATATGATATCAAGATTAGTGGTTTATTCTAATGGACGCAATTAGTCAAAATGGTTGTAGTTGGCTCCTATGTTCCATGCTCTAGGTTTGAGGGAGTCTGCGCATTAGAGAAGTATAAGCGAATTGTTTGTATTTTTCTCCATCATGTTTTAGGCATGTCCGTGATATAAGTGTTAAACTATAAGTATGCATTTAGTTTGGGGGTAACATGCGATGGGATGGTTCTATCCCTAACATTTGCGATAGGATGGAGAATGAGATGATCCTTATTTTTTCGGGTTGGCTGATTGTATTTGTATTGAGGGATTAGGATGGGTTAGTTCAAAAAATGGATGGATATGTCATCTCCGGTTTTGCCCAGTTTTCTCCATTAAGTCTGTTGGTGACCAAAGTTACACACATTTTAAGGACTCCCACTACAGTTAATCGATAATGCAACTATGGATACATTTCCATTTAAGAACAATCCTCTTATCCTCATGCATATGGTGTTTTTCCTCCCACTAGAATTATTGTTTGCCCTAAGTGGAAACTTTATACGGCACCTCGCAATTTTGTAATTGTAACGTGGCCATGTTCACTCAATAGAAAGCTATCTGCCAGATGTTCACACTAACACATCATAATCGATCGCGTATTATGCAATAAGATATCATGGGCGATTGCCATGATTTGCAAGAGGTGCTTATCCTGATCACAAGGCATCACAACCCAGATAGCAACAAGGCCTAGCCCGGAGCAGATATCCAAGGGTAGAACCGTTGCGTGTTGATGATCGTTGATTCGCACTAACCAATAACCATGGCTCAAACATAAAGCATCGACAGGTTCCTCCACCTCCAGATTCTTGTACTGGCGAACCTCAAGCACACGGCGAAACAGAATCGGAAGGGAAGACACCGGTTATTCGAGCCATGATGATGTGTCCCGCCAACTTTACTTTCTCCGATGATGTTTCCGTATGCACACAAGGAAGGTTTCGGAGTCTGGTAGCCACTAGCCATGATATATGGATCACTGTAGATGTCATCAACGCTTTCAGCCTTTCATAGTCTTGGCTACCTCTACCTGGCTTGCGAGCATTCTCCCTTCAACGGAGCATGCATGATTGTAGAAAGAAACGTTTACATTGATGCACCACATGAATGCAGGTTAAGGGAAACAATAACATTTCTTTTGCTACGCATGCTAACTTAATAAACATGCAAGGAAGAGCCTGATGGCAGAGAAAAAGCGAGGAAATAAGAATTTGCTCTGCTCCCTTCTTATTCTATGCATCCTCGAACATTTGGTCCGGAATCAGGACCACTAAGTGATAAGCAAGAATACAGCTTTCCAGGTCCCTGGTCACAATATAAGAGGGAAGAAAAGATGATAAGGGAATAT
This genomic interval carries:
- the LOC120672408 gene encoding phosphoenolpyruvate carboxylase, housekeeping isozyme-like isoform X2, which encodes MSVRRRKPAIASRNVFCRVDLPPPRPPSWPHQKEKPVPGEKALCFLGIREVRSRRIVLSQREVVKTRGASGERRGLGETEMARNAVDKATSIDAQLRLLAPQKLSDDDKLVEYDALLLDRFLDILQDLHGEDIRETVQECYELAAEYESKLDPKMLDEIGNVLTSLDPGDSIVITKSFSHMLILANLAEEVQIAYRRRIKLKKGDFVDENSATTESDIEETLKRLVHQLKKSPMEVFDALKNQTVDLVLTAHPTQSVRRSLLQKHGRIRDCLSQLYAKDITPDEKQELDEALQREIQAAFRTDEIRRAPPTPQDEMRAGMSYFHETIWKGVPKFLRRVDTALKNIGINERVPYNAPLIQFSSWMGGDRDGNPRVTPEVTRDVCLLARMMAANLYNAQIEDLMFELSMWRCSDELRVKVDQLHHSSKKDTTKHYIEFWKQVPPSEPYRVILSEVRDKLYNTRERARHLLASGFSEIPEEATFTDVEQFLEPLELCYRSLCACGDCSVADGNLLDFLRQVSTFGLSLVRLDIRQESDRHTDVMDAITEYLGIGSYREWPEEKRQEWLLSELNGKRPLFGPDLPKSDEIADVLETFHVLAELPSDSFGAYVISMATAPSDVLAVELLQRECHVKKPLRVVPLFEKLADLEAAPAALARLFSVEWYRNRISGKQEVMIGYSDSGKDAGRFSAAWQLYKAQEELIKVAKLYGVKLTMFHGRGGTVGRGGGPTHLAILSQPPETIHGSLRVTVQGEVIEQSFGEEHLCFRTLQRFTAASLEHGMHPPISPKPEWRALMDEMAIVATKEYRSIVFEEPRFVEYFRLATPEMEYGRMNIGSRPSKRKPSGGIESLRAIPWIFAWTQTRFHLPVWLGFGAAFKHVLDKDIRNLQTLQEMYNQWPFFRVTIDLVEMVFAKGDPGIAALYDKLLVSEDLWSFGERLRANYEETKRLLLQVAGHKDLLEGDPYLKQRLHIRDSYITALNVCQAYTLKRIRDPSFEVKPRPHLSKDIMDSGKPAAELVKLNTTSEDAPGLEDTLILTMKGIAAGMQNTG
- the LOC120672408 gene encoding phosphoenolpyruvate carboxylase, housekeeping isozyme-like isoform X1, which codes for MSVRRRKPAIASRNVFCRVDLPPPRPPSWPHQKEKPVPGEPCAFLESARLGLGGSSSRSERLSKPGGIRWISGAFLFLCQFLGFDLCAFCCRGASGERRGLGETEMARNAVDKATSIDAQLRLLAPQKLSDDDKLVEYDALLLDRFLDILQDLHGEDIRETVQECYELAAEYESKLDPKMLDEIGNVLTSLDPGDSIVITKSFSHMLILANLAEEVQIAYRRRIKLKKGDFVDENSATTESDIEETLKRLVHQLKKSPMEVFDALKNQTVDLVLTAHPTQSVRRSLLQKHGRIRDCLSQLYAKDITPDEKQELDEALQREIQAAFRTDEIRRAPPTPQDEMRAGMSYFHETIWKGVPKFLRRVDTALKNIGINERVPYNAPLIQFSSWMGGDRDGNPRVTPEVTRDVCLLARMMAANLYNAQIEDLMFELSMWRCSDELRVKVDQLHHSSKKDTTKHYIEFWKQVPPSEPYRVILSEVRDKLYNTRERARHLLASGFSEIPEEATFTDVEQFLEPLELCYRSLCACGDCSVADGNLLDFLRQVSTFGLSLVRLDIRQESDRHTDVMDAITEYLGIGSYREWPEEKRQEWLLSELNGKRPLFGPDLPKSDEIADVLETFHVLAELPSDSFGAYVISMATAPSDVLAVELLQRECHVKKPLRVVPLFEKLADLEAAPAALARLFSVEWYRNRISGKQEVMIGYSDSGKDAGRFSAAWQLYKAQEELIKVAKLYGVKLTMFHGRGGTVGRGGGPTHLAILSQPPETIHGSLRVTVQGEVIEQSFGEEHLCFRTLQRFTAASLEHGMHPPISPKPEWRALMDEMAIVATKEYRSIVFEEPRFVEYFRLATPEMEYGRMNIGSRPSKRKPSGGIESLRAIPWIFAWTQTRFHLPVWLGFGAAFKHVLDKDIRNLQTLQEMYNQWPFFRVTIDLVEMVFAKGDPGIAALYDKLLVSEDLWSFGERLRANYEETKRLLLQVAGHKDLLEGDPYLKQRLHIRDSYITALNVCQAYTLKRIRDPSFEVKPRPHLSKDIMDSGKPAAELVKLNTTSEDAPGLEDTLILTMKGIAAGMQNTG
- the LOC120672408 gene encoding phosphoenolpyruvate carboxylase, housekeeping isozyme-like isoform X3, which produces MARNAVDKATSIDAQLRLLAPQKLSDDDKLVEYDALLLDRFLDILQDLHGEDIRETVQECYELAAEYESKLDPKMLDEIGNVLTSLDPGDSIVITKSFSHMLILANLAEEVQIAYRRRIKLKKGDFVDENSATTESDIEETLKRLVHQLKKSPMEVFDALKNQTVDLVLTAHPTQSVRRSLLQKHGRIRDCLSQLYAKDITPDEKQELDEALQREIQAAFRTDEIRRAPPTPQDEMRAGMSYFHETIWKGVPKFLRRVDTALKNIGINERVPYNAPLIQFSSWMGGDRDGNPRVTPEVTRDVCLLARMMAANLYNAQIEDLMFELSMWRCSDELRVKVDQLHHSSKKDTTKHYIEFWKQVPPSEPYRVILSEVRDKLYNTRERARHLLASGFSEIPEEATFTDVEQFLEPLELCYRSLCACGDCSVADGNLLDFLRQVSTFGLSLVRLDIRQESDRHTDVMDAITEYLGIGSYREWPEEKRQEWLLSELNGKRPLFGPDLPKSDEIADVLETFHVLAELPSDSFGAYVISMATAPSDVLAVELLQRECHVKKPLRVVPLFEKLADLEAAPAALARLFSVEWYRNRISGKQEVMIGYSDSGKDAGRFSAAWQLYKAQEELIKVAKLYGVKLTMFHGRGGTVGRGGGPTHLAILSQPPETIHGSLRVTVQGEVIEQSFGEEHLCFRTLQRFTAASLEHGMHPPISPKPEWRALMDEMAIVATKEYRSIVFEEPRFVEYFRLATPEMEYGRMNIGSRPSKRKPSGGIESLRAIPWIFAWTQTRFHLPVWLGFGAAFKHVLDKDIRNLQTLQEMYNQWPFFRVTIDLVEMVFAKGDPGIAALYDKLLVSEDLWSFGERLRANYEETKRLLLQVAGHKDLLEGDPYLKQRLHIRDSYITALNVCQAYTLKRIRDPSFEVKPRPHLSKDIMDSGKPAAELVKLNTTSEDAPGLEDTLILTMKGIAAGMQNTG